The DNA sequence AATTGGCGCTTCAGTTCAGCGAGAATTTGTTGAATGAAACGAACGCATACAGCATGACCGTGACCAATGAGAAAGATTTGGCTGGCTTACCCGACTACGTGCGTGATGCGGCTAAAGCCACGGCGAAGCAGCAGGGTAAAGCAGGCTATATGTTTACCTTACAGTTTCCAAGTTTATCTCCCTTCCTGAAATATGCCGATAACCGGACGTTACGCCAGGAGCTATATCGGGCTTATTCCAGCCGCTGTTATCATGGTGACAAAAATGACAATTCGGCAATCATTGATAAAGTCATAAACCTGCGCTATGAGCGGGCAAACCTGCTGGGTTATAAAACACACGCTGATTTTGTGCTGGAAGAGCGCATGGCTGGCTCCCGCGAAAAAGTACAGAGCTTTCTGGATGAACTGGTTGGCTATGCCCGCCCGGCTGCCGAACGACAACTGATCGAACTAACCACCTACGCCAAAGCGCACGGCTTCACCGATGAAAAGTTACAAGTCTGGGACCAGAGCTATTACGCAGAGAAGCTTAAGAGAGAAAAATATGATATTGATGACGAAGTGCTGAAACCATACTTCAAGCTGGAAAACGTTCTCAATGGCGCCTTTATGGTTGCCAACAAGCTGTACGGTATCACTTTCAAAGAACGGACTGATATTCCCCTCTACAATCCGGAGGTAAAAACCTTTGATATGTTTGATAAGGACGGGACATTTCTGGCCGTGTTCTACGGCGACTATTTTCCTCGTGCGGGCAAAGGGGGCGGTGCCTGGATGAACGTGCTGCAAGGACAAAAGATGGAGAACGGCCAGAATACACGCCCGCACGTACTAAACGTCTGTAACTTCACCCGTCCTACTGATACGAAACCTTCATTACTGACTTTCTACGAAGTGACCACGCTGTTTCATGAATTTGGTCATGGCTTACATGGTATGTTAGCCAACAGCACCTACCGCAGCCTGAGTGGAGTAAATGTTCCCTGGGACTTTGTTGAGTTGCCTTCTCAGTTGATGGAGAACTGGTGTTACGATCCCGAAGCACTCAAGCTCTTTGCTAAACACTATCAAACGGGTGAGGTGATTCCGGGCGAGTTGATCGAGAAAATCCGAGCCAGCCAGAACTTCATGGCTGGACTCTCTACCCTTCGACAACTTCGATATAGACAGATCGACCTGTATTATCACGGTCGTAAACCAACTGGTGAGTCGATCAGTGCCGTTGAAAATCATGTCGATTCGCTGACCAATCTGTTCCCCCGCGTTGAAGGTATTGCCCTAAGCCCTGCTTTCGAGCACATTTTTCCCGGTGGTTACTCGGCGGGTTTCTATAGCTACAAATGGAGCGAAGTGCTGGATGCTGATGCATTCGAATTCTTTAAGGAAAAAGGCGGACTGGACAACAAAGCCGCAGCCGACAGTTTCCGCAAGAATGTGCTGGAGAAGGGCGGTACCGAGAAGCCTATGGAACTGTACAAGAAATTTCGCGGTCGTGAACCCTCACCAAAAGCGATGCTCCGCCGGAGTGGGCTTATCCTTTAACTGGGTGACACTGGCTTACACGGTGTATTGAATGAAGGCATGGATAGTAAACGCTTTATCGGTCGGTGTGCTGGGCGGCTGGCTACCAACACACCGACTTATAAAAGCTAACCGGTTCAAAACCAGTTGCGAATAACAGATGAATTAGTATGGTGCTAAAATCCTGCCAGTAAAGGCCTAGCTGTTCACTCGTTTGAGTTTGATGCTTTCAACGGGACGAATGATCAGCGGCACCTGCTCGACTTTGACCGAACTGCTGTCCAGCCCGAACCAGCGAGCTTCTGACGTAGTGAATCCCTTCACGAAGAAGTAGACATTCATGATAAACCGTTCGTAGGCTGACAGATCATTGTCGTAGGAAAGGAATTTCTCCAGCACCACAAACCGGAAATCGCCGATCACGTTCTGGCGGTTGAGCGACTCGTACCGGCTTGTAATGTCCACTTCCTTGTTGCGTACCATGTCCTCAATGACCTTCCGGAAGAAGAGGTTTATTCGCTGCTCCACCCGGAACCCGAGCCGGAACGTGACCTTATAACAGTCATCGGCGGCCAGCGTGTTCACCTTGTATTCCATGGTGTAGGGATCGTCGGTAATATCGACGTGGACGAACCAGTAAATGTCGGCGCGTTTGGGTCGTTTCTGGAAGATGGAATAAATGATCTTCGTCTCGATTTCCGACTGCCGGGCCGCGTTGCTCATGAAGACCAGGTGTGTTGCGTATTTCGGAATACTGATGTCGCGGCTCAGTTCTTTGATCGCGTCCAGGTATTGGTCGATGCGCACGTATTCGGTCAGGCGCAGTTTGATGCGGAACGCCTGCAGCCAGACGAACATAACCCCGGCGATGGTCAGGCCGATCAGCACCGACACCCAGCCACCGTGGGGAAACTTGATCAGGTTAGCCACCAGGAACGCGCCTTCCAGGGCCAGGTATACGCCCAGAAACAGAACAACGCCCCACGGACTGTACCGATGGGTATAGAGATAATACGTCATCAGGAGGGTCGTCATCAGCATGGTCAGCGTAATGGCGAGTCCGTAAGCCGCTTCCATATTCTTCGATTCCTGGAAGTAGAGAACTACCCCAACGCAGCCCGCCCACAGCAGCAGGTTAACGCTGGGAACGAACAGTTGTCCTTTCTGAACCGATGGATAACTGAGCTGAACCTTGGGCCAGAAGTTAAGCCGGATGGCTTCACTGATCAGGGTAAACGAACCCGTAATAAGGGCCTGGCTGGCAATGACGGTAGCTGCGGTGGCAATACCGATTCCGGTCGTCAGGAACCAGTCGGGCATGACTTCGTAGAACGGGATACGCTCACCCAGGGTCTGTCCCTGAATGCTCAGCAGCCACGCGCCCTGTCCGAAGTAGTTCAGGATCAGACAAATTTTGACAAAGACCCAACTCACCCGGATGTTGGCCCGGCCGCAGTGTCCCATATCTGAATATAGCGCTTCAGCCCCCGTTGTACAGAGGAATACCGAGCCGAGCAGCCAAAAGCCACCAGGGTATTGCGTCAGCAGCGTGTAGGCGTAGTACGGATTGAGCGCCGATAGGACACCGGGTGCCTGAACCAACTGAATCAGACCAAGCACGGCCAGCATCGAAAACCAGACCAGCATAATGGGGCCAAAGGCAGTACCTACCACGCTGGTCCCGAATGCCTGTACCATGAAGAGTACCGTCAGAATGCCAATTACAATGGGTACCGTTGGAATATCAGGGTAAATAAGTCCTAGTCCCTCAATGGCGGATGAAACCGAAATGGGGGGAGTAATAATACCATCGGCGAGCAGCGCACTACCGCCAATAATGGCGGGTATGGTCAGCCAGCGGGCGTGCCGCCGGATGAGGGCGTAGAGCGCGAAGATACCGCCTTCACCACGGTTATCGGCGCGCAGGATCAGGATGACATACTTGACGGATGTTTGTAGGGTGAGGGTCCAGAAAACGCAGGAGAGCGCGCCCTTGACCAGTATTTCGTCGACAACCCGGTTGTCGATAATAGCACGTAGTGTATAGAGGGGCGACGTGCCAATATCGCCGTAAATGATGCCCAGAGCGACCAGCAGGCCTGCGGCCTTGACAGTGTCCAGATGCTTTTTGTCTTCCATCAACTGGTAATCGTGTCGCAGCCCGTTGTCAGGTCAGCGGGCTGGTTTCGTAAACCAGCCGTAAAAGTAACGGTCGACTGGTTTCGTTGTTCTTAAATTGTTGTGAATTTCGGACGATTGCGCGTCAACAGCCGACCATTGCTTGGTTTTGGGTCCGGAAAAGCGCTGTCAGATTAGAATCGACTATCCCAGCGAATAGGTAAAAATAACGATCGCTACGGTAGCCGCCAGTTTACCGGCCCCGTTTTTGTATAATCGATAGTACCGCCGTACCTTTGTGCACTGTAAAGGCATCGGGTGGATGTGGTAGTTACTGCCTGCTCTCGCCTGGCTTTTACACGTGGTGTCGTTGTGTTGGCTGTGTCAGGGCCGTTGCCTTACACCGAAAACTGAACGGTTTCACTTCTGGTCCCGTAGCTCAGCTGGATAGAGCATCTGCCTTCTAAGCAGACGGTCAAGCGTTCGAATCGCTTCGGGGTCACCTTTATTAGCAAGCACTTATCCGAAAGGGTAGGTGCTTTTTTTATTGCTGGTTCAACCGCTTCGGTATCATCCGCACCCGTCACCGGATCTTTTAGCGTGCCTGATACGTACTGGCGCAGAAGGATGCGCAGCAAAGCGCCTGCGTTACGTCAGGTAGATAAGCAGAAAACTTTCCCGTCGAACCCCCGTACATGAGCAAGATACCCAGATCATAAATAATTATTTTAAAAAAAATAGAAGTAGTAAAGTAAAGCTCTTGCTAAGGAGAAAACGAGTCAGACCTTTCATAAGCCGTAACGACGCCCGGAACCGCAATTACGAGCCTAAGTATAAATGAATGCCTATACGGTAATTTATTATTTATAATCAAACTTTAATTACGTGTTGGCACACGTATTAATAGATAGACAGTGCCTTTGTAGTCAATTTGTTAGACCACGCTTACATACCGTTTAATAAATACTAAGTGCGATGGGCGTAGGATATATTTCCAAAATAAAGTTGCACGGGTATGGTTTATTGTGCTACTTTCCCGATAGATAAAGTATTGAATCCCTTGTTTTTAGGTCGTGAGGCCATTTTTTGCAACTAACATCAAAATAAACACCGTGTTACTATTATTGCAAAAAAATAGTCAAGGATTTAATGAATAATTAGAATGGTATGGTTATTGTTAAAGTAACTTTCGCCCGGACTTACAAAAATTTACTTCTTTTAAACGTGCTCTATGACCAACGTCTTTAGTACCCCGTTATCATTGATGTTGCTGCTCGGATCGCTCTTGCCCATCCAGAGCAGTAAGTTGACTCACTCCAGTTCGCATCGCGAACCAGCAGCACCCTTCCTTTCCGCCCCGGTTAATGCGGGCACCCCCCCCGGCAAAAGTTCGAAAAGCAGCCTAGTCGCTACACTTGACAATGTTGCCACGCTCTTCAAAGCAAGTCCTGATCCTATTCGCTTCGTGGTCCAGTCCGACAAACAGCAGATCAGAATCGATGAAGAAGTCAATCTGACCATTACCGCCCAGCTGCTCAATATCACCCCCAGTCAGCTGTTTTACGTACCCGGCTCCAATGCGTATACGCTGAAATTGATACTGCCACCCGGCTTTGAACAAACGGGGGGCGACTTCACCGACTACGTAACCGGTAATCTTTCCTATGCCTCGCAGCCCGAAAAGGTCTATCATATACGAGGTCGGTTCCGGTCGGTCACTGCCGGGTCGAGTTTTCGTCTGCTGCGCAGCCACGGTCAGGCCAGCGATCAGAGCCTGTACGCCGAAAAGGCAACGATTACGCTCCAGACCGGAGCCGCCGATAAAGCCTTTGAAGTGCTCAAGAAAGCATCGGCCGATGCGGTTAACGCAACCGATATGACGTTGTATGTAGTTGCCGATCCCAGAACAGCTTCGCTGGCTAACGCCCGTGCTGCGGCCCCTCTCTATCAGGGATATGTCGACTACGCAGCCTGCGACGCTGTATCGGGCTGGATCGTGAACAAGAATGATCTGCGCACATCGCAGGAAGTTGATATTTACGTCAACGGCGTTAAAGCCGCTACGGTACTGGCCGATCAAGTCCGGCGCGACGTGGCGAGTGCCTTCAATATCACTGATTTCTACAACTACGGCTACGTTTGGGTTATTCCGGACTATTACAAATCCAACAGTGTCCTGACCATTTCGGTCCGACCTGTGGAAACAATTCAGGAGCTAACGATGAGTCCCCGCCGAACCGACATCTGTCCCGGTACCGGGAAGCCTCCGGTTACTACCCCGCCGGTCACGACCACCACGACGCCACCCGTCACCACGACAACAACGCCACCCGTCACGACCACCACGACGCCACCGGCTACCACCACCACAACTCCGCCGGTAACGACGACCACCACACCCCCGGTTACCACCACCACGACACCCCCTGCCAGCGCGACAACAGGCGGCCCGCTGACGATGTTGCCACCAACCTACAACTGTTCAACGGGAGCCATCCGGTTCAATACCAGCGGGGGCGATGGAACCACCATTCGCTACCGGGCCACTGGTATTACGGGCTGGTCGACCGAACCGAACCAGTACCTGGATGAAGGGTCGCGCGTGAATGCCGATACGCCACCGTTTACGCTGTACGCCGAGCAATCCGGCCGTTCCATCACGTACACCTGGTCGCGTCAGGCTACCTGTAACACGACGACGCCACCGAGCACAACGGCTCCGGTTACGACGCCACCGGTTACGACGCCACCGGTTACGACAACGACAACACCACCGGTTACGACGACAACGGTACCGGGTGGGTCGCTGACTGTACTGCCACCAACCTACAACTGTTCAACGGGAGCCATCCGGTTCAACACCAGCGGGGGCGATGGAACCACCATTCGCTACCGGGCCACTGGTATTACGGGTTGGACGACTGAACCGAACCAGTACCTCGATGAAGGGTCGCGCGTGAATGCCGATACACCTACCTTCACATTCTACGTAGAGCAGTCGGGTAAAACGGTAACCTACAGCTGGTCGCGCCAGGCTACCTGCTCCGGTACCCCACCAACGACGACACCTCCGGTGACGACGACGACTACTCCGCCGGTTACCACAACGACAACACCCCCAACGACGACCACCCCGACTAGTCCGGAGAATGCCTGCTCGCCCACGATCAATGCCATCAGCTACGCCTGGGACGGGGGTAACTATTCGATCGCGATCCGGGTCAAAGCAAGCGCGGGTAGCCCGCAGGTGAAGTTGAGCGGACCTACCAGCAGCGACTGGAGTTCTATGTTTACCATCGACAACGATACCCGTTTCTGGGCCAAAACCGGCGTCAATACGGGAACATACACGGTTTCCGTGCGTCAGCAGGCCGATGGCGGATCAGGTTGCTCCTTCACGTTCAGCGTACCCAGTACCGGTAAGCAGCTTTATCCCGCTACTGGCGATCCGGGAACGGGAAGCGGGACAACACCCGGAAGCGGCTGTACACCGCCTGCCGCACCGGCCATCAGTTCGTTGGGCGGAACCCAGGTTTGCAACAACGCTTCCATTACGCTAACAGCCGCTGGGTGCAGTGGTACCGTAACCTGGTCGGGCGGTCAGTCGGGTCAGAGTATCAATGTGAACGCAGCCGGTACCTACACGGCGACCTGCACCGTCAATGGGTGCACGAGCGCACCATCCAGCCAGCTTGTCATCACGGCCTGTACGCCAACGTCAAACAGCAAATACAACCGGGTACTGTACGTGGGTAATTCGATTACTATACACGGCGGTAGCCAGTTCTTCCTCGTCAACGCGCAGAACCCCAAGCGGGGTATGGCCGCTACGGCACCCGAAAAAGACTACGTGCACCTGATGTCGGCCAGGCACCAGTCCCTGAATGCTTCCGTGGAGAACCGGACATTTGCGAGCTGGAACATGGGTGGACAACTCGACGAGGCAACGGGTCCGTACTGGGAAGGGCAAAGCACCAAAGGCGACATTGACCTTGGTCGTTTCGATCCCGTTGCATCCTGGAAACCCGATATCGTTTACATCCGCCTGGGTGAGAACGTAACAGACTGGGAAATTACCGATCAGGCACAGTTCCAAAACCGGCTGAAAGCATTGATCGATAAACTGATCTCGCAATCGCCGGGTGCCAAGGTGATCCTGTCCACTTCGGTCTGGGACAAACCTAACTATGACAGAGCCATCCGGGCCATCGGTGCCGAACGCGGCTATCCCATTGCCAACTTCTCCGACATGTGGCCCAACCGTCAGACCAATGGGTTCTATGCCATCAATCCGAGTATTTACAATGATGCTGGTACGGATAACCACCCCGACGATGATGGTATGGCGCACATTGCTGAACTGCTCTGGAATGCTACGCCCAAATAAGAAGCCGGGCCTGCCCGCATAAAGAATAGTCCTAGGCCGAAGCGCCAGTTGACCTATGTCGGCTGGCGCTTCGGCGTAAAAGGAGGTGCCTGTCCAGCAAAGCTGGTGAAGGGAAGCATTGCTTTTTCCGAACGGGGAGACGCGCCAGGAGCCTGTGGAGAAGCGACAGTGTGATTCTACACGCTGGAAAGTAAAGCTAGGAAGGAGCATCTACCTGGTAAAAGAACGAACCAGCGCGAAAGTCTGTCCTATGTAATTCTTGCCCGTAACGTGCTGATTTACGCGCATGATCGATTTGATACACCCTGGTTGACTGCTGAACGTTCTCAAGCATTCACAGGTTTCGGGCGACTGGAGCTTGGTAAACAAGCAGAGCACGGAGCAGCATTAAGACCAACTTGCTCTTGTCTCGCAGGTGCCGTACGGCGAATGGATAATCTGCTTTAAGGGAAAATATACTACAAATGTGAGTAATAATACCTACAAATAATGCGTATTTATTTGTATAGATGCACTTTAAATATACTTAATTTCAGTAGCTTATAGGGCCTGTGGATTTTTGGCACATTATTTATATGTATTGATGGTAATTGATTAGTACTCATATAGACGAGCAATTGTATCATGTTTTCCAAACGTATCAAATACCTCCATGACTACCATAGCGAGCAGACGTATCTGTCGGGCTTGCTGACAGGTGTTGTTGCTGGCCTGGCTATCGGATTTCTATTTGCTCCCCGGTCGGGCAAAGAGTTGCGCAAACAGATTGCAGACGGTGTGGATGACCAAACCCGGGAAGTGAAGAACCAGTGGGACAAGACCAAAGCGCAGGCCAAAGAAACAATTAACAACATTAAATCCAGCGCCGGAATTCTTGCCGACAAGGCGCAGGATGAACTCAACGACGTGAAAAACAAAGCGGGACACCTGACCGACAAATGGCGGTAGCCTGACATTTTCTTTTTAGAACAAAATCGGCTGACGACCGAACGGCTTTTCTGATTTACTCAACACACATGAAGGAAACCCCGAGTCCTTGTGAATCGGGGTTTTATATTATCGTCAGCACCGACTGACGCTCGCTGTTATTCGACGGGTACACCCCGTCATTGAATGCATGGAACAAAAACGTACTTACTCAACAGATCCGGCTTATGGCCGCAGCAATGTTATGAAACGTATATCCTGGAGCGCCGTCTTTGCGGGAGTGCTGGTGGCCGTAGTGAGCCAGATGCTAATGACCCTGCTTGGGCTGGGTATTGGCCTTAGTACGGTCGACCCGGTCACCGAGCAGAACCCAACCGCCGGTCTGGGTACGGGGAGTGCCCTATGGTACATCGTCAGCAGTTTACTCTCCCTCTTTATCGGGGGCTGGATCGCCGGACGACTGGCCAGTGCCCCCCGCCTGTTCGACGGTATCATCCATGGGATACTGACCTGGTGTCTGGCCACGCTGATAACGATCTACTTCCTGACCACGACCATTGGCAGCATCATTGGCGGAGCCAGTCGGTTGGTTGGTAGCCTGGTTAGAACGGCCGGGTCGGCGGTGGCTGCGGCAGCACCCGGCATCGGCAACGCGGTGCAGGGGCAGTTGAAAGAAAAGGGTATTGATCTGAAAAATCTGGATATAACGGATTTGAAACGGGAAGCCAACAAATTGCTCCGGCAAACGGGGAATGCTAACCTGAATCCCGATGCCCTGGAACGCAAAGCCGATCGGGCAGGCCAGCAAACCAAAACTGCCGCCGGCCGGGCATCGGAAGACCCGCAATCAACAGATGACATTGCCGGTGATCTGTTCACTAAACTATTCAGACAGGGTGAAGCTACGGTCAACAGCGTGGATCGGGACGATGCGGTAAACGTGGTTATGAAACGGACGGGTAAGAGCCGGGGCGAATCGGAACAGATCGTTGATAACTGGATCAACACGTACAAACAAGCGGTGGCCAAGGTTGAACAGACCAAAAGAGAAGCCGAAGTAAAGGCGCGGGAAGTGGCCGATGCCACGGCTGCATCGGCGTCCAAAGCCGCTATTTTTGGCTTCTTCGGCCTACTGATCGGGGTCGTAGCGGCTGGCTACGGTGCTAAAACCGGGACCGAATCGAAAGACAGCGATTCGACGCTGAATCGGCCTATCCGGACAACGCGCTAGGGGAGAGGTATCCTACCTTCCCCTACCAACAGCGGGTCGATTACCACTGGTAATCGACCCGCTGTTGGTAGGGGAAATGATCCATTACAGGATCAGCTACGGTACCCCGCACCGGAGTACCGGCCTTTTTTTAGTGGATCGCCCCGATCTGCTCGTTGAGATAGTTGGGTATGCGTTATCTTCGCCAAACCCATTTACCCAATGCGTTTTCTTCTACTTTTTCCGGGACTATGGCTGTGGACGAACAGCCTGCAAGCTCAAGGGTCGACCGATTCGTGCCGGTGCACCCAGGTATTTAATCAGGTCCATCAGAAAGCAGCCGCCAACTATGCCGGGTGGGCTGATAAAGTCAATGTCAACACCCGCCCTGCCTTTACCCGGCTGGTCGACAGCCTTCAAATACTGGCTCGCGTAACTACTTCCGATACGGGGTGTATGACCCTGCTCAAACGCTACAAAGCCTTTTTTCGGGACGGTCATTTTCAGGTGTCTCTCCGTGCATCCGGAAAAGGAACAACGTCCCCGGTTCGGAAAATACCCGTGGTTGAAGCCGATGTCCGACAGCAACTCCTGAAACGGGCGGGACATCGGAAGCCTATAGAAGGTATCTGGGAAACCCCCGATCACAGCTACACGATCGCGGTTGTGCCCGATCCGCAGCGGGCCGACGCACTGGTGGGCGTGGTGCTGTCGGCTACCAATCCGGCCTGGACCCCCGGCTCGGTCAAAATGGAACTGCTGCCGGGTAGCGGTAACTCGATCAATACCCTCTACCGCAACGCTGCTTTCGAGGTCGAACGGGTTCAACTTACCCAGCAGGGAAATTTCTTCGACATCAGTGGGTATGGAACCTGGATCAGAACTTTCCCGGAAACCATCACGGCCGCTGAACGGCAGGCCTATGAGCAGGCTCAGTCACCCCTTGAGTTCCGACAGATCAACCCCGGCGTAGCCTACCTACGCGTGAGTAACTTTAATGTTCCCAAAGCGGAAGTTGACAGTCTGGTGAAGGCGCACCAGGCAGCACTGGCGCGTTCTCCGCTGCTGATCATTGACATACGCAATAATTTTGGGGGGAGCAATTCGTCTTTCTCGGCCCTGCTGCCGCTGATGAATACCAATAACTTCCAGGATACGCACAGTTACATGCGCACCTCGCCCGACAACATTGCCGCCGAGGAAGCCATGGTAGCCCGGGCCCGGGCCGGTAAATGGGATGTCGACAGTGTACTTAACGCCTGGGCGCGTGATGTAGCCCGGGCCAAACAGCATCCCGACCAACTCTACCGAACGGAAGGTGAACTGATTCGAATTGATTCGGTACTGCCGTACCCCGCCCGGGTTGCGGTACTGATCAACGACAAATGCTACAGCAGTGCTGAGTATTTTGCCTTTTATGCCAAGCAAAGCCGGAAAACACAGTTGTTTGGTCAACATACCGGTGGCGTGATGGACTACGGTAACGTAAGGAACCAGACTATGGACTGCTCCCAATTTATACTTCGGTTGCCCACCACCCGATCGGGTTGGGTCGATACGAGTCCGGTTGATAACCGGGGATTCCAGCCCGACGTACCCATTTCGGCGACCGAACCCGACTGGGTGGCGTTTGTGGTCAACTACTACAAACAAACACCAACATCGTCAACCAGGTAGTTGCCACTACGTTGGTGCTGGCCCGCTCAGTTCATTTGTGTGCCATGTGGGTTCGCTGGTTCGCTCCTGTTTGCGGGGGTATCACCGATCGTCAGGTTTACCACCGGGGGCTTTTGTCGGCTGAAAGGCCCATTTTGTCGACGTTTCATTGCCTGCGGTCTAGTAAACTTGGATCTTTGCCGGAAAAAGTAGTGATTAGCCCGGTCTTATGGCCAGCGTGAAACGGGCACTCGGTTGGCGAACGGGAACACGTTGTGTTTCGGTTGCCGACACGGCTGGTTTTGGCGGGGTAGCCAACGGACGGACCTGTTGCCTGAACCAACCCCAATGAAATTCCTGCTACTACCATTCCTTCTCCTGCTGTCACTGGCTAACACCGCCTTCGCTGCGAGTATCATTGATAACCTGGCTGTCGACTACCAGCCAACACCTTTGGGAATTGATCAGGCAACTCCGCATTTTTCGTGGCAGATGAAAGCGCCGGGCAACGGGCGGGGCTATGCCCAGAAAGCATACCGGATTCTCGTAACCGATGCAACGAACCAGCCGGTCTGGGATTCGAAAAGAGTTAATACGAGCCTGTCGCACGGTATTACCTATGCCGGTCGGCCGCTGCAACCAACAACACGTTATACATGGACGGTGACGGTCTGGGACAATACCAACACCCAGTCGACCAGTTCGTCCTGGTTCGAAACGGGGTTGATGAATCCGGATAGTTCGGCCTGGTCGGGAGCTACCTGGATTGGCGGGGGCGATGCTGATCTGGTGTTTTACCCACATTACCTGTCGGTTTATAAAATCCAGTTTGGTCTTCAACTGGACAAGGCAACCGGTTCGACAAAAGCGGCTTTTGTGCTTGGTGCCAATGACCGGCGGCTTA is a window from the Spirosoma rigui genome containing:
- a CDS encoding M3 family metallopeptidase, translated to MLTLRFTWLISVALTLIVRTAFAQLPANQSPKAEVNPFLSAYATPRQTPPFDKITNAHYLPALREGLAQGRSQILTIGANPAKPTFENTIVALERTGDLLGRVRAVMFNLKAVETTPELQKAVQEASPLLTEYVNDMLLNRTLYARVKSVYTQRSQLKLNPEKGMLLEKTYRMFVRNGANLDIEGKNRLRVIDRDLAQLALQFSENLLNETNAYSMTVTNEKDLAGLPDYVRDAAKATAKQQGKAGYMFTLQFPSLSPFLKYADNRTLRQELYRAYSSRCYHGDKNDNSAIIDKVINLRYERANLLGYKTHADFVLEERMAGSREKVQSFLDELVGYARPAAERQLIELTTYAKAHGFTDEKLQVWDQSYYAEKLKREKYDIDDEVLKPYFKLENVLNGAFMVANKLYGITFKERTDIPLYNPEVKTFDMFDKDGTFLAVFYGDYFPRAGKGGGAWMNVLQGQKMENGQNTRPHVLNVCNFTRPTDTKPSLLTFYEVTTLFHEFGHGLHGMLANSTYRSLSGVNVPWDFVELPSQLMENWCYDPEALKLFAKHYQTGEVIPGELIEKIRASQNFMAGLSTLRQLRYRQIDLYYHGRKPTGESISAVENHVDSLTNLFPRVEGIALSPAFEHIFPGGYSAGFYSYKWSEVLDADAFEFFKEKGGLDNKAAADSFRKNVLEKGGTEKPMELYKKFRGREPSPKAMLRRSGLIL
- a CDS encoding KUP/HAK/KT family potassium transporter; translated protein: MEDKKHLDTVKAAGLLVALGIIYGDIGTSPLYTLRAIIDNRVVDEILVKGALSCVFWTLTLQTSVKYVILILRADNRGEGGIFALYALIRRHARWLTIPAIIGGSALLADGIITPPISVSSAIEGLGLIYPDIPTVPIVIGILTVLFMVQAFGTSVVGTAFGPIMLVWFSMLAVLGLIQLVQAPGVLSALNPYYAYTLLTQYPGGFWLLGSVFLCTTGAEALYSDMGHCGRANIRVSWVFVKICLILNYFGQGAWLLSIQGQTLGERIPFYEVMPDWFLTTGIGIATAATVIASQALITGSFTLISEAIRLNFWPKVQLSYPSVQKGQLFVPSVNLLLWAGCVGVVLYFQESKNMEAAYGLAITLTMLMTTLLMTYYLYTHRYSPWGVVLFLGVYLALEGAFLVANLIKFPHGGWVSVLIGLTIAGVMFVWLQAFRIKLRLTEYVRIDQYLDAIKELSRDISIPKYATHLVFMSNAARQSEIETKIIYSIFQKRPKRADIYWFVHVDITDDPYTMEYKVNTLAADDCYKVTFRLGFRVEQRINLFFRKVIEDMVRNKEVDITSRYESLNRQNVIGDFRFVVLEKFLSYDNDLSAYERFIMNVYFFVKGFTTSEARWFGLDSSSVKVEQVPLIIRPVESIKLKRVNS
- a CDS encoding SGNH/GDSL hydrolase family protein, whose protein sequence is MTNVFSTPLSLMLLLGSLLPIQSSKLTHSSSHREPAAPFLSAPVNAGTPPGKSSKSSLVATLDNVATLFKASPDPIRFVVQSDKQQIRIDEEVNLTITAQLLNITPSQLFYVPGSNAYTLKLILPPGFEQTGGDFTDYVTGNLSYASQPEKVYHIRGRFRSVTAGSSFRLLRSHGQASDQSLYAEKATITLQTGAADKAFEVLKKASADAVNATDMTLYVVADPRTASLANARAAAPLYQGYVDYAACDAVSGWIVNKNDLRTSQEVDIYVNGVKAATVLADQVRRDVASAFNITDFYNYGYVWVIPDYYKSNSVLTISVRPVETIQELTMSPRRTDICPGTGKPPVTTPPVTTTTTPPVTTTTTPPVTTTTTPPATTTTTPPVTTTTTPPVTTTTTPPASATTGGPLTMLPPTYNCSTGAIRFNTSGGDGTTIRYRATGITGWSTEPNQYLDEGSRVNADTPPFTLYAEQSGRSITYTWSRQATCNTTTPPSTTAPVTTPPVTTPPVTTTTTPPVTTTTVPGGSLTVLPPTYNCSTGAIRFNTSGGDGTTIRYRATGITGWTTEPNQYLDEGSRVNADTPTFTFYVEQSGKTVTYSWSRQATCSGTPPTTTPPVTTTTTPPVTTTTTPPTTTTPTSPENACSPTINAISYAWDGGNYSIAIRVKASAGSPQVKLSGPTSSDWSSMFTIDNDTRFWAKTGVNTGTYTVSVRQQADGGSGCSFTFSVPSTGKQLYPATGDPGTGSGTTPGSGCTPPAAPAISSLGGTQVCNNASITLTAAGCSGTVTWSGGQSGQSINVNAAGTYTATCTVNGCTSAPSSQLVITACTPTSNSKYNRVLYVGNSITIHGGSQFFLVNAQNPKRGMAATAPEKDYVHLMSARHQSLNASVENRTFASWNMGGQLDEATGPYWEGQSTKGDIDLGRFDPVASWKPDIVYIRLGENVTDWEITDQAQFQNRLKALIDKLISQSPGAKVILSTSVWDKPNYDRAIRAIGAERGYPIANFSDMWPNRQTNGFYAINPSIYNDAGTDNHPDDDGMAHIAELLWNATPK
- a CDS encoding YtxH domain-containing protein gives rise to the protein MFSKRIKYLHDYHSEQTYLSGLLTGVVAGLAIGFLFAPRSGKELRKQIADGVDDQTREVKNQWDKTKAQAKETINNIKSSAGILADKAQDELNDVKNKAGHLTDKWR
- a CDS encoding YrzE family protein — protein: MKRISWSAVFAGVLVAVVSQMLMTLLGLGIGLSTVDPVTEQNPTAGLGTGSALWYIVSSLLSLFIGGWIAGRLASAPRLFDGIIHGILTWCLATLITIYFLTTTIGSIIGGASRLVGSLVRTAGSAVAAAAPGIGNAVQGQLKEKGIDLKNLDITDLKREANKLLRQTGNANLNPDALERKADRAGQQTKTAAGRASEDPQSTDDIAGDLFTKLFRQGEATVNSVDRDDAVNVVMKRTGKSRGESEQIVDNWINTYKQAVAKVEQTKREAEVKAREVADATAASASKAAIFGFFGLLIGVVAAGYGAKTGTESKDSDSTLNRPIRTTR